Within Triticum dicoccoides isolate Atlit2015 ecotype Zavitan chromosome 1B, WEW_v2.0, whole genome shotgun sequence, the genomic segment GGGGTCGGCAGGCGCAGCGCCGGCGAGTTGCTGGAGTACGGGAGGGAGGCACCGTATGGATTGTGCAGCGGCGAGGAGGCGCCGGCTGCTTCCGCTTCCGCGCCACGAAGGCGACGATGCGCGAGTCCCGGCCTCGTCCAGATCATCCATCGCCAATTCGCCAGGCAAGCTGAGCTCCTCCCTCCTCTCTTTTCCAAATCCCGATGCTTTGATTTACTACTGATTTTTTTCATCAGAAAGCGCTAATTATGGTTTAACTCCGCTATAAACATCTTGTCCCGCCCCGCTATTTTAATTTCAATCCAACTTGAAACTTAAAGCAGGCTAGCGCAACACTCGACACGCAGCGTCGTCCTCTCGGCCACTTTCACCAGCACCCACCAGCAGCATAGCTTCCTCTTTTTCCATAGATGGAATCATGGAAGCTCAACCTCTCTCACTTGCAGTGCACCCACCACCAATCCACCACCGCCACTGTCCTCTCTCCCTTTGGGTCACTTCTCTGTTCCCTCCACCATTTTCCCCATCAGCTCTGCAAGCTGCGTGCTGACGCGGTCGAACCTTTCCTTGTTTGGAGGCTTTCTCTCCACCAGCGCAAGCTCGACACACACCAGTGTCTATGAAGGATAGCCTTGCCCTTGTGTGCTTTGCAGGGACTAGTGTCCAAATCCTAATCCTAATGCTTTGATTTGCTACTGATTTTTGCATCAAATAAAAAACGCTAACTATGGCTTAGCTCCGCTTTTGATTTTAACTTAGCTGAAACTGAAACCATGCTAGCGCAACACTCGACACGTAGCGTCGTCCTCTCGGTCACTTCCTTCCACCACCACGCACCAGCAGCGGAACTTCCTCTTTTTCCATAGATGGAAGCTCAACTTTTCTCTCTTGCGGAGGCTTTCTCTCGACCAGCGCAAGCTCGACACGAGCGTCTCCCTACGCCATGTAGGGGTGTCAGGGCATCACTTGTGTGTCTCCCTGCCAGGAGGAACCGCACAGAACAATGTGATTTGACTCACATATAGGCACAGGAGCATCTAGGCGGGCGTGCAAGGTTCAGCACGCAGCATTTAACGTTGAGGCCCGAAGCCATTGCTGTGCTTGTGCTCTGCCCCCCTTTCTTTCTCTCCCAAAACCAACCGAGGTAGAGTGAGGGAAAGAGGAAGAAGCATTTGCTGCTCTCCACCgtgcttccaccaccaccaccaccaccaagagaaagaggaagaagcaTTTGCTGCTCTCCACCGtgattccaccaccaccaccaccaagagaaagaggaagaagcaTTTGCTCCTCTGCGCCGTGCTTCCACCACCAGCAGCCCCGTCGTCCTCTCTACCTCTCGCTTCTTCCATCACCACCACCTCAGCTCAAGCCATGGCATCCTTGGCCAACCTCCTCATCTCACTTTTCTCGCTCACCCTCATGCTCCTGCATGCTCCTGCACCTGCGTTATGCAACGACCTAGGTGCAGGCCTCTCTCCAGGCCATCACACATACATTGTGCTGCTGAGGCCACCCGTCGAAGCCGGCAGCGACGACGACCACCGCTGGTGGCAGGATTCCTTCCTGCCAACGCCTCTCGCCGGCTCCGATGAGCCACGCCTCATCCATACCTACACTGAGGTCTTCACGGGGTTTGCCGTGAGGCTCACCGAAGACGACCTCGCCATGGTGTCCCAGAGGAAGGAGTTTCTGCGGGCGTTTCCAGACCATCTCTGGCGCCCCAGCACCACTCACACTCCGAAGTTCCTCGGACTGGAGAAAGATGCCGGGCTGTGGAAGGACACCAACTATGGCCAAGGAGTCATAATCGGGGTCCTGGACACCGGCATATACGCAGAGCACCCTTCCTTTGATGACAGTGGCATCCCGCCACCCCCATCAAAGTGGAAGGGCTCATGCCATGGCGCTGCACGCTGCAACAACAAATTAATAGGTGCCAAATTCCGTAATCCCAGAGCATATGATTCCGGAGATGACACAGGGCATGGAACACATACCTCGTCCACCGCAGCTGGGAACTTTGTCAGTCATGCCTCAGCCCATGGCCTCGGCAGGGGCACAGCTGCCGGAATTGCTCCACATGCACACTTGGCCATGTACAGGGTCTGCATCATTCTTGGGTGTGCATCCTCGGACATAGTTGCCGGGTTAGATGAAGCCGTCAAGGATGGTGTTGATGTGCTTTCACTCTCCCTCGGCCCCTTTTTTGATGTCAACTTCACTGATGACCCGGTTGCCATTGGCACATTCAATGCGGTAGCAAAGGGTGTTGTTGTCGTGGCTGCAGCTGGTAACAACGGGCCAAGGTCCTTTATTGCCAACTCTGCACCATGGTTGCTCACAGTTGCAGCTGGCTCGGTGGACCGAAGCTTCCAGACCGTTGTGCAGCTTGGCAATGGCGATCACATCAGTGGGGAAGCTTTCAATCAGACTGCGAACTCAAGCTCCAGCTCTGTTCCTCTGTATTGGAACAAACACTGCAAGTCATCATTGGCTGGAAGAAATGTGGCTGGCAAAATTGTGATTTGCCATAACACAGGACCAATGAATGACACAGGGTCAGCAATCAACCAGTCtgacatcagtggcatcatgagtgcCGGGGCGGCTGGCATAGTCCTGATCAACAGGAAAGATGCTGGCTTCACCACCCTTCTGGAGGACTATGGCAGTAATGTTGTGCAAGTGACTGTGGCTGATGGCAAGAAAATCACAGAGTATGTGAGGACAACAAGCAAAGCCAGTGCCAATGTTATATACAAGAACACTTTACTTGGTGTCCATCCATCTCCCACCGTCGCAGCATTCTCATCCCGCGGTCCCAGCACATACAGCCCCGGTGTGCTAAAGCCAGATATATTAGCACCCGGGCTCAACATCATTGCTGCATGGCCACCGCTCACCATTCTTGGATCTGGGCCATTCAACATTAGATCAGGGACATCCATGTCGACTCCACATGTCAGTGGAATCGCTGCGCTTGTCAAGAGCTCCCATCCTGATTGGTCTGCTGCTGCTATCAAGTCAGCCATCCTCACCACAGCTGACATCACGGACAGCGCTGGTGGCCCGATCTTGGACGAGCAGCATCAGAGGGCAACCGCGTATGCCATGGGTGCTGGCCATGCCAATCCTATAAAAGCTATTGATCCGGGCCTTGTGTATGACCTTAGCATCACTGAGTATGCTGGCTACATATGTGCTCTCCTCGGTGATCAGGGCTTGGCAACCATTGCGCGTGACCCGACATTGtcctgcaaaatgcttcccaagatACCAGAGGCACAGTTGAACTACCCATCCATAACAGTGCCACTCAGGACGAGGCCATTCACGGTGAACAGAACCGTGACAAATGTGGGGCCAATAAATTCAGTATACACACTGAAGATGGAGGTTCCCAAGTCTCTGAGAGTGCGAGTCTACCCAGAGACGCTGGTGTTCTCCAAGGTTGGACAAAAGAAAACATTCAGCATTACGGTGAGCAGGCATCGCAATGTCGTGTCAAAGGCCTTGCAGGGAAGTTTGAGCTGGGTGTCCAAAAAACATGTTGTGCGTAGTCCGATCGTGGCTTCTCCTCTGTTGTAATCAGGAAAAGCATGTGTGACATATGACGTTGGAGAATCACACATGTAATATTGTAACTAGGGAAACGACTGTCTTTTAATTAGAAGTGTATCCATGCCTGTAAAATAATTGATGTTTGGACGTTTAGCATCCATTGCTGTCACAATTTTTTTCTGAATTACTTTTTCCTTTTCCCAATTTATCAACAGTGTTTGCTGCAGGTAGTAGATCACCATTGAGAGGTGCTGCTTCTAAGGTGTAAAATCCATCCAGGTACCTAAACCTACCCTTTCCCTCATATGGGTATATGCCATCGCTACCTCCAGATTTTTTATCCGCGCTATTGGTGATATACTTTCTGCCGATATGAGCTATTGATGATAAACTTGCTCTCCTTTCATTTCCTCTACATTAGTTCCTTTCAATGCTTAGGTTCAGTTGGGCACTAATGACTATTTCGGGTGCTTTGGAATTAGATTATGATGATATTAAGGTCATCATCAATCTACATGAGCAAAGGAGAGGTTTGCCTGAATACTCGTAGCTAAATTGGCTTTTCTCCCTGTGTTTCTTTTCTGGTCCTTTTCGTCTTTTGCAGTTCGGTGTATATATGTTCCGAAGCTAAATTGAGTCTTGACTTTTAAGAGGTAAAATACATCGTTGCAGTAATTGTACAGTTTAAACCTATTAGTTTGTGTTGTAAGCACATGTATTAGTGAGTCAGTTTAGAGCTTGTACTATTAGTTGTGTATGTTAGCTCACTCCCCTGTCTCAACCCGGAGCCAGGCACCGAGTTAGACCTTGCCAACACACGCTCTCTTCTTCCTCAACTCCTCTGCTTTCTGCCTCCAGGTCCAGGTCGCTCTCCTCAGTAGTGCTACATGAGTGTAGATTTATGTTTGCCACTGGATCCGAAATCCTTCATCTTTGCTGATGCTATTCCCCTACTTTTTCCCCATCACTTGACACTCTAATCTCCCTGATTTTGGTCTCTGGTTTTTGAATTGCAGATAGTGGCCGCAGCGTTGCCGCTGGACGGTGCA encodes:
- the LOC119340829 gene encoding subtilisin-like protease, with the translated sequence MASLANLLISLFSLTLMLLHAPAPALCNDLGAGLSPGHHTYIVLLRPPVEAGSDDDHRWWQDSFLPTPLAGSDEPRLIHTYTEVFTGFAVRLTEDDLAMVSQRKEFLRAFPDHLWRPSTTHTPKFLGLEKDAGLWKDTNYGQGVIIGVLDTGIYAEHPSFDDSGIPPPPSKWKGSCHGAARCNNKLIGAKFRNPRAYDSGDDTGHGTHTSSTAAGNFVSHASAHGLGRGTAAGIAPHAHLAMYRVCIILGCASSDIVAGLDEAVKDGVDVLSLSLGPFFDVNFTDDPVAIGTFNAVAKGVVVVAAAGNNGPRSFIANSAPWLLTVAAGSVDRSFQTVVQLGNGDHISGEAFNQTANSSSSSVPLYWNKHCKSSLAGRNVAGKIVICHNTGPMNDTGSAINQSDISGIMSAGAAGIVLINRKDAGFTTLLEDYGSNVVQVTVADGKKITEYVRTTSKASANVIYKNTLLGVHPSPTVAAFSSRGPSTYSPGVLKPDILAPGLNIIAAWPPLTILGSGPFNIRSGTSMSTPHVSGIAALVKSSHPDWSAAAIKSAILTTADITDSAGGPILDEQHQRATAYAMGAGHANPIKAIDPGLVYDLSITEYAGYICALLGDQGLATIARDPTLSCKMLPKIPEAQLNYPSITVPLRTRPFTVNRTVTNVGPINSVYTLKMEVPKSLRVRVYPETLVFSKVGQKKTFSITFLSMLRFSWALMTISGALELDYDDIKVIINLHEQRRDSGRSVAAGRCTLELEYAATTELLRHHCRLMFSITPEHLELSSN